A single window of Maylandia zebra isolate NMK-2024a linkage group LG2, Mzebra_GT3a, whole genome shotgun sequence DNA harbors:
- the vimr2 gene encoding peripherin, whose amino-acid sequence MAMLRVSSYRKLFEDDSWRRNGGLSVRCAGQYRASVRAAAVDDCDKLDFAAARAQNKEGLDQFVQDRTVIAALNDRLVRLIELARCFEDDNESLECQITELEEELNNRQASSSITSTVAVPDHSLDAVVERLGKQRDGILNDTQELQKELKLLKKDYEKASQQRIFVRQEQQDVAEEVDAVTAECLALREQVTIYEEQLASMETLHRTTVEDMLEPNEGITRAAVIKFGSPDIAPALDVKKYYCQLAETLQYECGAASSAVVHSGDGKEVEVGGTGGSTVKDLTKIKDAGEIKMLISELQKELAELEKHNEELEDEVEMKKAAYMDEIADLEATIDEMKCQKANFQEQMKEQCEDYKFLLTQKMARDMEIAAYRSLVEEEEERLCSL is encoded by the exons ATGGCCATGCTCAGAGTGTCTTCCTACCGCAAGCTGTTTGAGGACGACAGCTGGAGACGAAACGGAGGGTTGAGCGTGCGGTGTGCGGGGCAATACCGGGCCTCTGTCAG GGCTGCTGCTGTTGATGACTGTGATAAGCTAGACTTTGCAGCTGCCAGGGCTCAGAACAAAGAAGGTCTGGACCAGTTTGTCCAGGACCGCACCGTCATTGCTGCCCTCAATGACCGCCTGGTCAGGCTGATTGAGCTG GCTCGTTGTTTTGAGGACGACAATGAGTCTCTTGAATGTCAGATCACTGAGTTGGAGGAAGAGCTGAACAATCGCCAGGCCTCTTCCAGCATCACCTCCACTGTGGCGGTGCCCGACCACAGCCTGGACGCTGTGGTGGAAAGACTGGGCAAGCAGAGG GATGGGATTCTGAATGACACACAGGAGCTGCAGAAAGAGCTCAAGCTCCTGAAGAAAGACTATGAGAAGGCGTCGCAGCAGAGGATCTTCGTCCGGCAGGAACAACAAGATGTGGCTGAG gaagtggaTGCTGTGACAGCAGAGTGTTTGGCTCTGAGGGAGCAAGTGACTATCTACGAGGAGCAGCTGGCCAGCATGGAGACCCTGCACAGGACG ACAGTGGAGGATATGCTGGAGCCCAACGAAGGGATCACCCGGGCAGCAGTGATTAAATTTGGCAGCCCTGACATTGCTCCGGCTTTGGATGTAAAAAAGTACTACTGCCAACTGGCTGAGACACTCCAG TATGAGTGCGGTGCAGCCTCCTCTGCTGTGGTCCACAGTGGTGACGGAAAGGAAGTGGAAGTGGGAGGAACTGGAGGGTCAACGGTCAAAGACTTGACAAAGATAAAGGACGCCGGTGAGATAAAGATGCTG ATTTCAGAGCTACAAAAGGAGCTTGCTGAGCTCGAGAAGCATAACGAGGAATTGGAGGACGAGGTTGAAATGAAGAAGGCTGCATACATGGATGAGATTGCTGATCTAGAG GCGACTATAGATGAAATGAAGTGTCAGAAGGCCAATTTCCAAGAACAGATGAAGGAGCAGTGTGAAGACTATAAGTTTCTGCTCACTCAGAAGATGGCCAGAGACATGGAGATTGCTGCTTACAG GAGTCtagtggaggaagaggaggagagactgTGCAGCCTGTGA